The Streptomyces kanamyceticus genome window below encodes:
- a CDS encoding cytochrome P450, which translates to MRIPGPEPRPDGGVGAIGAAGGLHTYQLWLHREYGPVVEFQLPGVETAVSVADPVLLEATAHIDRRPENLFAFLSPLCEAENLQVLGAKEHAPWRRILLSVLAGRPSHERHLPQFTALATEFADRLAASASASAPVAPVALQKELTELSLRMIAAYALGGADGLTDPEQAVAAFEVVLTEHLGRLYQVPDPDEGEAAAAARAQRVDDALGQLRATVDRLIAAHRSGGRTDRSDLIGALVDAGQPPARIRDTVMMTLLAAHHTTGVAVSWTLHLLGRHPEVADRVADELDRVLGDRAAPDYAELRRLTYLDMVVKESMRLFPPGPYGARETTEALTLGEYEVPAGATVFYPFWAVHMNPRYWPEPEAFRPERFTPQEAAGRPRLAYIPFGVGPRSCEGAQLAMVEAKLVLAVLLKRFRFRTAPGHEVTPIERFVLWAADDIRMTVSPRTSP; encoded by the coding sequence ATGCGCATTCCTGGACCCGAGCCGAGGCCGGACGGCGGTGTGGGCGCCATCGGTGCCGCCGGGGGCCTGCACACCTACCAGCTGTGGCTGCACCGGGAGTACGGACCCGTCGTGGAGTTCCAGCTGCCCGGTGTGGAGACGGCCGTGTCGGTCGCCGATCCCGTGCTCCTCGAAGCCACCGCGCACATCGACAGGCGGCCGGAGAACCTCTTCGCGTTCCTCTCGCCGCTGTGCGAGGCCGAGAACCTTCAGGTGCTCGGCGCCAAGGAGCACGCCCCCTGGCGGCGCATCCTGCTCTCGGTCCTTGCCGGACGCCCCTCCCACGAGCGGCACTTGCCGCAGTTCACCGCGCTCGCCACGGAGTTCGCCGACCGGCTCGCGGCGTCCGCGTCGGCCTCGGCGCCCGTCGCGCCCGTCGCGCTCCAGAAGGAGCTCACCGAGCTGTCACTGCGCATGATCGCCGCGTACGCGCTGGGCGGCGCCGACGGTCTCACCGACCCCGAACAGGCCGTCGCCGCCTTCGAGGTGGTGCTCACCGAGCACCTGGGGCGGCTCTACCAAGTCCCCGACCCCGACGAGGGCGAGGCGGCGGCCGCGGCGCGGGCCCAGCGCGTCGACGACGCGCTCGGGCAGCTGCGCGCCACCGTCGACCGGCTGATCGCGGCCCACCGCTCCGGCGGGCGCACGGACCGCAGCGACCTCATCGGCGCGCTCGTCGACGCGGGCCAGCCGCCCGCGCGGATCCGCGACACCGTCATGATGACGCTCCTCGCCGCCCACCACACCACGGGCGTGGCCGTCTCCTGGACCCTGCACCTGCTCGGCCGCCACCCCGAGGTGGCCGACCGCGTCGCCGACGAGCTCGACCGGGTGCTCGGCGACCGTGCCGCGCCCGACTACGCCGAGCTGCGGCGGCTCACCTATCTGGACATGGTCGTCAAGGAGTCGATGCGGCTCTTCCCGCCGGGTCCTTACGGCGCGCGCGAGACGACCGAGGCCCTCACCCTGGGCGAGTACGAGGTACCGGCGGGCGCCACGGTCTTCTATCCGTTCTGGGCCGTGCACATGAACCCCCGGTACTGGCCGGAGCCCGAGGCGTTCCGGCCCGAGCGGTTCACCCCGCAGGAGGCGGCGGGGCGGCCCAGGCTCGCCTACATCCCCTTCGGCGTCGGGCCGCGCAGCTGCGAGGGCGCCCAGCTCGCCATGGTCGAGGCCAAACTCGTCCTCGCCGTCCTGCTCAAGCGCTTCCGCTTCAGGACCGCGCCGGGCCACGAGGTGACGCCGATCGAACGGTTCGTGCTGTGGGCGGCCGACGACATCCGCATGACGGTGAGCCCGCGGACTTCCCCGTAG